A stretch of the Nicotiana tabacum cultivar K326 chromosome 6, ASM71507v2, whole genome shotgun sequence genome encodes the following:
- the LOC142182094 gene encoding uncharacterized protein LOC142182094, whose amino-acid sequence MRSKHLHDVDAGAGDKLVEKQLKRKGKELSVDDDFVDDSPKVPSVKKPKNGPYFAQQNIDYGVLRFHSLCDPSIPSQIQALLSPNALSVFKKTYFVYLLGLPTICMQNQSLHLLMKYELTKSTDSYFSVLFKGEKLNFSLREFGLITGLNCVNKFSNYGYTSTYVSPLMNTYFSNKEKVEKWHLKNVVTNKAWANDVDAVKLCIIYMLEFFVCPSDKDHVTFIDKFMFFLIESGNFESYPWGIKSFKQVIESVRHRLNPHVHSYLIRGCSLALQVWLYKCWSSVSTELATRCSESITRILRWSATKGQIWLTATEEKMIKPEWLKFTNMIESGEELGVLNLPDKIQYEDEHGAQPSHVPTAASPSFEPKDTDCQEDIESVSSKLRKLEKGIVQVDGKLDAFRKAVFEEISSLREFIDQSLKSVMNVINRRFDLDESKFAGSSTKNNYQHQGENNQQFQFNVGDQLHGSISNTAEVSPEHLQGNIEEEPVIDEVAEAQKADLHLSTEGEVPQSSIHGVTVTEVVPEGIDKKVIPEVVPEGIDNKGLTLDDFELPENLSQLVMYGEPIPDESTPVHPGRTRQPGKHARSPFTSLYSSGGSTSVGPKLFYLKHPFTSVIGENVDPELTERFTNWLYIRSDKVSRRRKDYFSKKDNQIKPWLDFGCEKIDKKDWFYAIAHPGQVINNTVELADYWDLKLGGMFHLFLCIVNKCRHYSVANLQQSHIDVIMYYLRKRGKYGPNNNTRFTTTDCLFKTKIERIYDKFISSPPEQRYSVVKPEDDVGEYILRYIILANVAWDLVDYVLMPVNLVENFHWLLLVFDIKGRQLYVYDFMVRANRHKTVETLVDKFSIIIPLYLSCTGFYGKRKDIDFKTTKAYIEKPVTDPLDIQWMVAEIPQQKEGSVDCGIFVAAFAEYVSFGDLAIPKEDLSDIDQHRRRYRALLWDYATKK is encoded by the exons ATGAGAAGCAAGCATTTGCACGATGTTGATGCTGGTGCAGGTGATAAACTAGTCGAGAAACAACTCAAACGCAAGGGGAAAGAGTTGAGTGTAGATGACGATTTTGTAGATGATTCCCCCAAAGTTCCATCTGTGAAAAAACCCAAG AATGGCCCTTACTTTGCACAACAAAATATTGATTATGGTGTGCTTAGATTCCACAGTTTGTGTGATCCTAGCATACCTAGCCAAATACAAGCTTTACTCTCTCCAAATGCTTTAAGTGTTTTCAAAAAAACTTATTTTGTTTACTTATTAGGTCTCCCCACAATCTGTATGCAAAACCAATCACTTCATCTTCTGATGAAGTATGAATTGACAAAGTCTACTGACTCATATTTTTCAGTACTATTTAAGggtgaaaaattgaatttttccttgaGAGAATTTGGGTTGATAACTGGTCTTAATTGTGTGAATAAGTTTTCAAATTATGGTTACACTTCCACCTATGTTAGCCCTTTAATGAATACATATTTTTCGAACAAAGAAAAGGTTGAGaaatggcatttgaaaaatgtagTGACTAATAAAGCATGGGCAAACGATGTGGATGCGGTGAAGTTGTGCATTATTTATATGTTGGAATTTTTTGTTTGTCCTTCTGATAAAGACCATGTGACTTTCATAGACAAGTTTATGTTCTTTCTAATAGAGTCTGGTAATTTTGAGTCATACCCATGGGGTATCAAATCCTTCAAGCAGGTTATTGAATCTGTACGACATCGTCTTAATCCCCATGTACATTCTTATCTGATACGGGGATGCTCATTAGCCTTGCAAGTGTGGCTATATAAGTGTTGGTCGTCCGTCAGCACCGAGCTTGCTACGAGATGTTCTGAATCTATAACTCGCATTTTAAGATGGTCAGCTACAAAGGGGCAGATTTGGTTAACTGCAACTGAAGAGAAGATGATCAAGCCTGAGTGGCTCAAG TTCACAAACATGATTGAATCTGGAGAAGAGCTTGGAGTGCTTAATCTGCCAGACAAGATTCAATATGAAGATGAACATGGTGCTCAACCATCACATGTTCCAACTGCTGCTTCTCCATCATTTGAACCCAAAGATACAGATTGTCAAGAGGACATTGAATCTGTCAGTAGCAAGCTCAGGAAGTTGGAAAAGGGGATTGTGCAG GTTGATGGAAAGTTAGATGCTTTTAGGAAGGCTGTTTTTGAGGAAATCTCAAGCCTTCGAGAGTTCATAGATCAATCTTTGAAGAGTGTTATGAATGTGATAAACAGGAGGTTTGATTTGGACGAGTCAAAG TTTGCTGGTAGTTCAACCAAAAATAATTACCAACATCAAGGAGAGAACAACCAGCAATTCCAGTTCAATGTTGGTGACCAACTGCATGGAAGCATAAGCAATACAG CTGAAGTTTCACCAGAACATCTACAAGGAAATATTGAGGAAGAACCAGTAATTGATGAAGTAGCTGAGGCACAAAAAGCAG ATCTACACTTATCTACAGAAGGTGAAGTTCCACAGTCGTCAATTCACGGTGTGACTGTGACTGAAGTTGTTCCTGAAGGCATTGATAAAAAAGTtattcctgaagttgttcctgaaGGCATTGACAACAAAGGTTTGACATTGGATGACTTTGAGCTGCCAGAAAACTTATCACAGTTGGTCATGTATGGCGAGCCCATACCAGATGAATCAACCCCTGTTCATCCCGGTAGAACCAGGCAACCGGGAAAACATGCACGATCACCTTTCACATCTTTGTATAGTTCTGGAGGCAGCACATCTGTTGGACCTAAATTATTTTACCTCAAGCACCCCTTCACAAGTGTCATAGGTGAAAATGTAGATCCTGAATTGACAGAAAGGTTCACCAACTGGTTATACATTCGTAGTGATAAAGTATCTAGGAG GAGGAAAGATTACTTTTCCAAGAAGGATAACCAAATCAAGCCTTGGTTGGATTTTGGTTGTGAAAAGATTGATAAGAAGGACTGGTTTTATGCCATTGCTCACCCCGGACAAGTCATCAATAACACA GTTGAACTTGCTGATTATTGGGACCTTAAGTTAGGTGGTATGTTTCATTTGTTCCTCTGTATAGTGAATAAATGTAGACA TTACAGTGTAGCTAATTTGCAGCAATCT cacattgatgttattatgtattATCTACGAAAAAGAGGCAAATATGGCCCCAACAATAATACTAGGTTCACAACCACCGATTGCTTGTTCAAGACAAAGATTGAAAGAATCTATGACAAGTTCATAAGTTCTCCACCGGAACAAAGGTATTCGGTTGTTAAACCCGAGGATGATGTTGGAGAATATATTCTCAGGTACATAATTCTTGCTAATGTTGCCTGGGATCTTGTTGACTATGTGCTCATGCCTGTGAACCTTGTAGAGAACTTCCATTGGTTGTTGCTAGTTTTTGACATAAAGGGCAGACAACTTTATGTTTATGATTTCATGGTGAGAGCAAACCGTCATAAAACAGTTGAGACATTGGTTGACAAGTTTTCAATCATTATCCCTCTGTATTTGTCATGCACTGGTTTCTATGGTAA